The proteins below come from a single Drosophila suzukii chromosome X, CBGP_Dsuzu_IsoJpt1.0, whole genome shotgun sequence genomic window:
- the vilya gene encoding RING finger protein vilya — MSKLRSGAHQAPSSGAGFDEAEAVKLWIHCSRCYELFAEKKFTFFLLACHHVFCEKCIKVAAGRTPTDAPIYECSTCKQSVRGRQVTNTMPKHFKDFFHPEPCTLANDLVEKFQRRNHRHFDRFKERKEVEMNKLNKDIELARTLCQKRLQEMQMLRVERKKLSQRMRHIKLENQKAEMLRIAQANLNRSLETTKSSSPAPDLIRGRIRGRGASQAPSRRSSRDSNRSSQAKRRQVTGFRHQPNHSFNL; from the exons ATGTCCAAGTTGAGGTCTGGTGCACATCAGGCGCCATCCAGCGGTGCTGGATTTGATGAGGCGGAGGCGGTCAAGCTGTGGATCCACTGCAGCAGGTGCTACGAACTGTTTGCTGAGAAGAAGTTCACCTTCTTCCTGCTCGCCTGTCACCACGTTTTCTGCGAAAAGTGCATCAAGGTGGCGGCCGGACGCACGCCCACCGACGCCCCCATCTACGAGTGCTCCACCTGCAAGCAGAGTGTCCGCGGCCGCCAGGTGACCAACACGATGCCCAAGCACTTCAAGGACTTCTTCCACCCGGAGCCCTGCACCCTGGCCAACGACCTTGTCGAGAAGTTCCAGCGGCGCAACCACCGGCACTTCGACAGGTTCAAGGAGAGAAAG GAAGTCGAGATGAACAAGTTGAACAAGGACATCGAGTTGGCCAGGACCTTGTGCCAAAAGCGCTTGCAGGAGATGCAGATGCTGCGCGTGGAGCGCAAGAAACTTTCGCAGCGGATGCGGCATATAAAACTAGAAAATCAAAAGGCGGAAATGCTAAG AATTGCCCAGGCCAATCTGAACCGTTCATTGGAGACGACGAAGTCATCATCACCTGCACCGGACTTAATTCGTGGACGCATTCGAGGTCGTGGAGCCTCTCAGGCGCCAAGTCGACGAAGTTCTAGGGACTCGAATCGCAGTTCTCAAGCTAAGAGAAGGCAGGTCACCGGCTTCAGGCATCAGCCAAACCactctttcaatctttaa
- the fs(1)Ya gene encoding mitosis initiation protein fs(1)Ya: protein MSFSNVLIMRQLDEGKCHICKRVFCCGKCRQNHQFKAHAIAVREPLGLRGSSGGGGGIMEYRHQMESGATTIYVFCPICERQPLLLREEMHGELLAHIETCHLPLRCRKCQRNYTRVDDLLEFSKCVDQQQSCTETSGNDLTGETETSKVTVKKAPNSTAISTQTSPGVTPISLINMRWKAKSRLTHEEFISDSVSSIRNLSSFSNSSIRRSIGHLSVNPPETAVKGKVIRSTSTPLQVESVFAKPKEPIVFNASNGGHVSSIYHEEPSPALENNPVQPQQQQPLQQRAWKMGARNKMSAATPLRQVMSKSIQKAFVEHGGMLVHQPPSAVIQRRVRLDLSEHSSCEAAGSSALDLRLSPAMRRTQSESSTSEVSSSSSCSRNTDLYKRPFLLSAQKLTTESIIITRMNSNSQESSSTVYNSCESVEIIRSTSESADLHVHVPAITPIRVTGAGINKKQIKFETPLKGGSLELVTQGEGDETKDQFFTPDPGTPERPDRRNRQAIVPRQLSGEFSPKKEKAKEKEMAVLALVSPPVQRPRVRPPLRECRQRRVFSGVQDVGEPEDPDEEEDVVFRPTNASTRNDKKQEPPNSGRLWSLMTSMMRLPASLRGEKDTESRDLDQDKENAVSVSLIRRCASIAGSLVRPSGKESSSMEDNQSLKRKRTQTLDNQYCSPMSPSSSSKRYRIRPREPIERMRRH from the exons ATGTCGTTTTCCAATGTCCTAATCATGCGACAGCTCGATGAG GGCAAGTGCCACATCTGTAAGCGGGTTTTCTGTTGCGGCAAGTGCCGTCAGAATCATCAGTTCAAAGCCCACGCCATTGCTGTGCGAGAACCATTGGGATTGAGAGGCTCCAGTGGCGGCGGAGGCGGAATTATGGAGTACCGCCATCAAATGGAGTCCGGAGCGACCACTATCTATGTATTCTGCCCCATTTGCGAGCGGCAACCACTACTGCTCCGCGAAGAGATGCACGGCGAGCTGCTGGCCCACATCGAGACGTGTCACCTTCCGTTGAGATGCAGGAAATGCCAGCGCAACTATACGCGCGTCGATGATCTGCTGGAGTTCAGCAAGTGTGTGGATCAGCAGCAGAGCTGCACGGAGACCAGCGGCAATGATCTCACTGGCGAAACGGAAACCTCCAAAGTGACGGTAAAGAAGGCGCCCAATAGCACCGCCATCTCCACGCAAACTTCGCCGGGCGTAACGCCCATTTCGCTAATCAATATGCGCTGGAAGGCCAAGAGCCGCCTCACCCATGAGGAGTTTATCAGCGACAGCGTCTCCTCCATACGCAACCTCTCCTCGTTTAGCAACAGTTCCATTCGCCGTTCCATTGGTCACCTGAGCGTGAATCCGCCAGAAACTGCGGTCAAGGGAAAGGTCATACGGTCAACATCCACGCCACTGCAGGTGGAATCCGTGTTCGCCAAGCCCAAGGAGCCGATTGTCTTCAATGCCTCTAATGGCGGTCATGTGTCCAGTATCTACCATGAGGAGCCCAGTCCGGCTTTGGAGAACAATCCCGtccagccgcagcagcagcaaccgtTGCAGCAGCGCGCCTGGAAGATGGGCGCACGGAATAAGATGAGCGCCGCCACACCGTTGCGCCAGGTCATGTCGAAAAGCATACAGAAGGCCTTCGTGGAGCACGGCGGTATGCTGGTCCACCAGCCACCATCCGCGGTGATTCAACGTCGCGTCCGCCTCGATCTAAGCGAACACAGTTCCTGCGAGGCGGCAGGATCCTCCGCCCTGGACCTGCGACTGTCGCCAGCCATGCGGCGCACCCAGAGCGAGTCCAGCACCTCGGAGGTCAGCAGCAGTTCCAGCTGCTCACGTAATACCGATCTCTACAAGCGTCCGTTTCTGCTTTCCGCCCAGAAACTCACCACAGAATCGATCATCATCACCCGAATGAACTCCAACTCGCAGGAGAGCTCGTCCACGGTGTACAATTCGTGCGAGAGTGTGGAAATCATACGCTCCACATCGGAATCGGCCGACCTCCATGTCCATGTGCCGGCCATAACGCCTATCCGTGTGACTGGCGCGGGGATCAATAAGAAACAAATCAAGTTTGAGACGCCTTTGAAGGGGGGAAGCCTAGAGTTGGTGACGCAAGGCGAGGGCGACGAAACCAAGGATCAGTTCTTCACACCGGATCCTGGGACGCCGGAACGACCAGATCGGCGTAATCGTCAGGCGATTGTGCCGCGCCAGCTGAGCGGCGAGTTTTCTCCCAAGAAAGAGAAGGCCAAAGAGAAGGAGATGGCTGTTTTGGCCCTGGTCTCGCCGCCAGTTCAGCGTCCCAGGGTGCGTCCTCCGTTGCGCGAGTGTCGTCAGCGGAGGGTCTTTAGCGGTGTACAGGATGTGGGCGAGCCGGAGGACCCGGACGAAGAGGAGGACGTGGTGTTCCGGCCCACGAACGCCTCCACGCGCAACGACAAGAAGCAGGAGCCGCCAAACTCCGGCCGCCTGTGGTCGCTGATGACCTCCATGATGCGGCTGCCGGCCAGCCTGCGCGGCGAAAAAGACACGGAGAGCAGGGATCTGGATCAGGACAAGGAGAACGCCGTCTCGGTCTCACTTATCCGCCGCTGCGCCTCCATCGCTGGCTCTCTGGTGCGTCCCAGTGGCAAGGAGTCGTCCTCCATGGAGGACAACCAGAGCCTCAAGAGGAAGCGCACCCAAACGCTGGACAACCAGTACTGCAGCCCGATGTCGCCGTCCAGCTCCTCGAAGCGATACCGCATCCGGCCCAGGGAGCCCATCGAGCGCATGCGTCGCCACTAG
- the LOC108019149 gene encoding activating signal cointegrator 1 complex subunit 2, with translation MLDNDASNNNNCNPQKLPLGDLKLALSGQDGVRRHVPALDEHWVRREKPFGSYICLIGSYGHLKTGAALEEWTFAANNCRQDMEFLLSLSQHEFWSYMVYEESAMAAIVTFLQRANPYYRQTEASQDKELEQANLLYGQLLDLVVRLVMRLCTGKESDSEWISPQQHSSLLYSNYLISVPMLFDLLIAVGDAEPSNVELLREIFEKVLRLQPEYRKDLKEALAFYESAFLSMQIQVENEGCEGAGGGAPLDADLETPYDDVVLFAMDCAYTLRLLLLLCPELVETIEQLRLGQSIANFYDMTVPMLYKNTYMVNPGACSLRWLNETRQQFLFVIRRIVSLQMETGRGQQLVELLQECLSAQTFVVDYQRQFPLENDMELLLQRCPNIKNYKVEFVIAGYQKALSSCPGGIMADDMVSNLDTEEEDEYEDEDSSRTSPQSSTTANGATRDIDLEVTAVLDVLPDLGTGFIRRLLTRYENSEQAIAAILDDNLPPDLAQMDRQEVFVPPDPQDKLQRQTGVRHFNVHDGDRYDVLTRDQPECIIKQGKGLPGAPRNAEQLLDDKSDVKQLKERYQQYAMVEETPLESGEYDDEYDDSYEALNEGQAPPVSLLRARLQGAASNSAYEAQDQVEDDDEESSNSGSDTETAKRNNKDFCENPEVIRARYQQRQMAKYGQRSGGGGGGGGGGGGGGGSGQQSNPSVVGAPKGQGQSQQTQRNRGQKEAHKSSRANHNRKAGAAFKRSKGMMG, from the exons ATGCTGGACAACGAcgccagcaacaacaacaactgcaaCCCACAAAAGCTGCCTCTGGGCGACCTGAAGCTAGCGCTTTCTGGACAGGATGGGGTGCGCAGACATGTTCCGGCACTG GACGAGCACTGGGTGCGCCGCGAAAAGCCCTTTGGCAGCTACATTTGCCTGATTGGCTCCTACGGCCATCTGAAAACCGGAGCAGCACTGGAAGAGTGGACCTTTGCGGCAAACAATTGCCGCCAGGACATGGAGTTCCTGCTGAGCCTGAGTCAGCACGA ATTCTGGTCCTATATGGTCTACGAGGAGTCGGCCATGGCGGCCATTGTCACATTTCTGCAGCGTGCCAATCCGTACTACAGACAAACAGAGGCCAGCCAGGACAAGGAGTTGGAGCAGGCCAACCTGCTGTACGGGCAGCTCCTCGATCTCGTCGTGCGTTTGGTGATGCGACTGTGCACCGGAAAGGAGTCGGATTCGGAGTGGATCAGCCCCCAGCAGCACAGCAGCCTTTTGTACAGCAACTACCTGATCTCTGTGCCAATGCTCTTTGATCTGCTCATTGCCGTGGGCGACGCGGAACCCTCGAATGTGGAACTGCTGCGCGAGATTTTCGAGAAAGTGCTGCGCCTGCAGCCGGAGTACCGAAAGGATCTGAAGGAGGCGTTGGCCTTCTACGAGAGCGCCTTCCTCAGCATGCAGATTCAGGTGGAGAACGAGGGCTGCGAGGGCGCCGGCGGCGGGGCGCCTTTGGACGCGGACTTGGAGACGCCCTACGACGATGTGGTGCTTTTCGCCATGGACTGCGCCTACACGCTGCGCCTGCTTCTGCTCCTGTGCCCCGAGCTGGTGGAGACCATCGAACAACTGCGTTTGGGTCAAAG CATTGCCAATTTCTATGACATGACCGTGCCCATGTTGTACAAGAACACCTATATGGTTAACCCGGGGGCCTGCTCCCTGCGTTGGCTGAACGAGACGCGCCAGCAGTTCCTCTTCGTCATCCGTCGCATTGTCAGCCTGCAAATGGAGACGGGTCGGGGCCAGCAGCTGGTGGAACTGCTGCAGGAGTGCCTATCCGCCCAGACCTTTGTGGTGGACTACCAGCGACAGTTTCCCCTAGAGAACGATATGGAGTTGCTGCTCCAACGTTGCCCGAATAT CAAAAACTACAAGGTGGAATTTGTGATAGCCGGCTACCAGAAGGCCCTGAGTAGCTGCCCCGGCGGCATAATGGCCGACGACATGGTCAGCAACCTGGAcaccgaggaggaggacgaatACGAGGACGAGGACTCCTCGCGCACATCTCCACAGTCGTCTACGACGGCCAACGGAGCCACCAGGGACATCGACTTGGAGGTGACCGCCGTGCTGGACGTGCTGCCCGATCTAGGCACGGGATTTATCCGGCGCCTGCTTACCCGCTACGAGAATAGCGAGCAGGCGATTGCCGCCATACTGGACGACAATCTGCCACCGGATCTGGCGCAGATGGATCGCCAGGAGGTATTTGTGCCCCCCGATCCGCAGGACAAGCTGCAACGCCAAACGGGCGTGCGCCACTTCAATGTCCATGATGGCGATCGCTACGACGTGCTGACGCGGGATCAGCCGGAGTGCATCATAAAGCAGGGCAAGGGCTTGCCCGGAGCGCCGCGCAATGCGGAGCAGCTGCTCGATGACAAGAGTGATGTGAAGCAACTGAAGGAGCGCTACCAGCAGTACGCCATGGTCGAGGAGACCCCGCTAGAGAGTGGCGAGTATGATGATGAGTACGACGACAGCTACGAGGCTTTGAACGAGGGTCAGGCGCCACCAGTGAGCCTGCTGCGGGCCAGACTGCAGGGCGCCGCCTCAAATTCCGCCTACGAGGCACAGGATCAGGTGGAGGACGACGACGAGGAGAGCTCAAACAGCGGATCGGATACGGAGACGGCCAAACGTAACAACAAGGACTTTTGTGAAAATCCAGAGGTGATACGCGCCCGCTACCAGCAACGCCAGATGGCCAAGTACGGCCAGAGaagtggaggaggaggaggaggtggcgGAGGTGGCGGAGGCGGAGGAGGTTCTGGACAGCAGTCCAACCCCTCTGTCGTGGGAGCACCCAAGGGGCAGGGACAGTCCCAGCAAACCCAACGCAACCGTGGGCAGAAGGAGGCCCACAAATCCTCGCGTGCCAATCACAATCGCAAGGCGGGAGCGGCCTTCAAGCGCAGCAAGGGAATGATGGGTTAG
- the fs(1)Yb gene encoding putative ATP-dependent RNA helicase SoYb, giving the protein MKPFEDLKVPSFTVEHQGTTFTYASPKLGEASFDFLAQTIRGKDPNTCRIVLICQQNSEAEHLKSELAGRDVNTILLEADDPMAHQVLHLWSKGYIHQALILCDTMLNFLEGFEVNFVIHTTLPPLKKFEERLEWFSKSEMKAEMLVITAQSEENKISGNNAQAEMGETPKNDVNGIPKMEGKSVPDLQLPPQNKSFSDIKPVVKNDPKYLQNLGEKEIEIFKSSKDGKAQMEAFAKSVFYPSGPISGIKDFNSPVALERIPKSLDDIQLNDNKNQSSSKVDDFMEKFLKLGYVESQNTGTPKFDQEPNSFKVDENMSIMLPRCSPSKGESPPQYSPAEDLSVLSTKYPTEASEVELQSLLMACRLQSAPQDFEPVPPPPIAPIGESPSLELLPDLCGIDDTNSLDSYQTVEDSPVDPSEGALSAGGTTAYNYGVLAWSRHLVAPCYDLGGLSGISNTTRNAIHQLGVDKSRAKAVQRFAWPHVSSGKPVIVVGNLQTGKTWCYLPTFCQRSHKELQRRPVDGHGPTSIFVCSNQSQGNQIGRWIDSLLRSLDNEVALEGVVTCWDKDNVADIACRLSQPVGILLTSVHMLLQLLSHHSKKSPIFDVRAVKFIALDNLNDMVRLLPDVTMKVLKRLPEMFDFAQNKCQLFVSGRNWLNDLMVQRILPLMPDVLILFDDALEASIYGGVELDTRIVPEEQKIKHLVAVIRDTNRTDERTVVVCSTASEVLHIRQKLGKMGMDVQICISEANYAQVNQWRRKSPACLLLVTDDVVSKLRCGSITLLIHYSWDTSWMRFKNRFSLFYGNYMAIPQGERGQSVVFARETDVDSIWLISNFLLEHGLPRPTRLLDIVAQHRLAEPLNTAMLKLCRQLTAYGDCLRYTCRYRHLLWRPEVLPPDHYPTEGEIRFTVLGCNSPANISVRLSDQFPTMAHYLKAPMTNLGQQVQRHYELEENRRRHPNPVPGERAVVKNLNRYERVVIVDVDNSKVSVQLLDTSIEILIYNASQVYICEKMFKDRPREAMEVRITGLEPGTLDRIWPEDARNVVRNQFFSRTQNRRSRKFFAVVQATIHETIFVRNVYDSEGNDLRTFVTNRFRVYQEKRCLDKLIRMVQSSVPKPCPISH; this is encoded by the exons ATGAAGCCATTTGAAGATCTCAAGGTTCCCAGCTTTACGGTGGAGCACCAGGGAACCACTTTCACGTACGCCAGTCCGAAACTCGGAGAAGCCTCCTTCGACTTTTTAGCGCAAACGATCAGAGGAAAAGACCCGAACACATGCAGAATTGTTTTGATTTGTCAGCAAAACTCCGAGGCCGAGCATCTGAAATCGGAGCTCGCCGGTCGTGATGTGAACACTATTCTCCTGGAGGCGGATGACCCAATGGCCCACCAAGTGCTGCACCTCTGGTCAAAAGGG TACATCCACCAAGCTCTGATTCTTTGTGATACCATGCTCAACTTTCTTGAGGGGTTTGAGGTAAATTTCGTGATCCATACAACGCTGCCGCCGTTGAAAAAGTTTGAGGAACGTTTGGAGTGGTTTAGTAAGTCGGAAATGAAAGCCGAGATGTTGGTTATAACTGCTCAAAGCGAGGAAAATAAGATTTCTGGAAATAATGCACAGGCAGAAATGGGGGAAACCCCAAAGAACGACGTAAATGGTATTCCTAAAATGGAGGGTAAATCTGTCCCGGATCTGCAACTACCTCCACAAAACAAGTCCTTCAGTGATATAAAACCAGTGGTCAAGAATGACCCCAAATATCTTCAGAACCTAGGTGAAAAGGAAatcgaaatatttaaatccTCAAAAGACGGTAAAGCGCAGATGGAGGCCTTTGCTAAATCTGTATTTTATCCATCCGGTCCGAtctctggtataaaagacttCAATTCTCCTGTAGCGCTCGAGAGAATCCCAAAATCTTTGGATGATATCCAACTAAATGATAATAAGAATCAATCATCCTCAAAGGTAGACGACTTTAtggaaaagtttttaaaactGGGCTACGTTGAGTCCCAAAATACAGGAACCCCTAAGTTTGATCAGGAACCAAATTCTTTTAAAGTAGATGAAAATATGTCTATAATGCTTCCACGATGTAGTCCTTCAAAAGGTGAATCTCCTCCACAATACTCTCCGGCAGAAGACCTTTCAGTGTTAAGTACCAAATATCCAACGGAGGCTTCGGAAGTTGAGTTACAGAGCTTGTTGATGGCATGTAGACTTCAAAGTGCTCCCCAAGACTTCGAGCCTGTACCTCCTCCTCCCATTGCCCCCATTGGAGAGTCCCCCTCCCTGGAGCTGCTTCCTGATCTCTGTGGCATTGATGATACCAATTCCCTGGATTCGTACCAAACTGTGGAGGACTCTCCTGTCGATCCCTCGGAGGGTGCCCTTTCTGCAGGGGGAACGACTGCCTATAATTATGGCGTTCTGGCCTGGAGTCGCCATCTGGTCGCTCCGTGCTACGATCTGGGCGGACTGTCGGGCATAAGCAACACCACCAGGAATGCCATACACCAGCTGGGTGTGGACAAGTCAAGGGCCAAGGCCGTCCAGAGATTCGCCTGGCCTCATGTCTCCTCGGGGAAGCCCGTGATCGTTGTGGGCAACTTGCAGACCGGCAAGACCTGGTGCTATCTGCCCACTTTCTGCCAGCGGAGCCACAAGGAGCTGCAACGCCGTCCAGTGGATGGCCATGGACCCACCAGCATCTTTGTGTGCTCCAATCAATCGCAGGGCAATCAGATTGGCCGCTGGATTGACTCGCTCCTCCGCTCGCTGGACAATGAGGTGGCCCTGGAGGGTGTGGTCACCTGCTGGGACAAGGACAATGTGGCGGACATCGCCTGCCGGCTCAGTCAGCCCGTTGGAATCCTGCTGACCAGCGTGCACATGCTGCTCCAACTGCTGTCGCATCACTCCAAGAAGTCGCCCATTTTCGATGTCCGAGCGGTGAAGTTTATAGCCCTGGATAACTTGAATGACATGGTGCGCTTATTGCCGGATGTCACAATGAAGGTGCTCAAAAGGTTGCCCGAAATGTTCGACTTTGCCCAGAATAAGTGCCAACTCTTTGTGTCCGGGCGAAATTGGCTGAATGATTTGATGGTGCAGCGCATCCTGCCGCTGATGCCCGATGTCCTCATCCTCTTCGATGACGCCTTGGAGGCCAGCATCTATGGCGGCGTTGAGCTGGACACTAGGATAGTGCCGGAGGAGCAGAAGATCAAGCACTTGGTGGCTGTGATCAGGGACACGAATCGCACCGACGAGCGCACGGTTGTGGTCTGCTCAACCGCATCCGAAGTTCTCCATATtcgccaaaagctgggcaagATGGGGATGGACGTGCAGATCTGCATCTCGGAGGCGAACTACGCCCAAGTCAATCAATGGCGGCGGAAATCCCCGGCCTGTCTGCTCCTGGTCACAGATGATGTGGTGTCGAAACTGAGGTGTGGTTCCATAACGCTGCTCATCCATTACAGCTGGGACACTAGTTGGATGCGTTTTAAGAACCGCTTCAGCCTGTTCTACGGTAATTACATGGCGATTCCACAAGGGGAACGCGGTCAATCCGTGGTCTTCGCCCGGGAAACCGATGTGGATAGCATCTGGCTGATTTCCAACTTTCTGCTGGAGCATGGGCTACCAAGGCCCACCCGTTTGCTCGACATCGTAGCCCAGCATCGCCTGGCGGAACCGCTTAATACGGCTATGCTCAAGCTCTGTCGCCAGTTGACCGCTTATGGGGATTGCCTGAGGTATACCTGCAGGTACCGCCATCTGTTGTGGCGGCCGGAGGTCCTACCACCGGATCACTATCCCACCGAGGGCGAGATTCGGTTTACGGTCCTAGGT TGCAACAGCCCAGCCAATATATCGGTGCGTCTGAGCGATCAATTCCCCACGATGGCTCACTACCTCAAAGCTCCGATGACCAATCTGGGCCAGCAAGTGCAGCGGCACTACGAACTGGAGGAGAACCGACGCAGGCACCCGAATCCTGTGCCTGGGGAGAGGGCGGTGGTCAAGAACCTTAACCGATACGAGCGGGTGGTCATAGTGGACGTGGATAATAGCAAGGTCTCGGTGCAACTGTTGGACACGTCCATTGAAATCCTCATTTACAACGCTAGTCAAGTGTACATCTGCGAAAAGATGTTTAAG GATCGACCGAGGGAAGCGATGGAAGTGAGGATCACTGGCCTTGAGCCAGGAACCCTCGATCGCATTTGGCCGGAGGATGCGCGCAATGTGGTGCGCAACCAGTTCTTCAGCAGGACCCAAAATAGACGGAGCCGCAAGTTCTTTGCTGTTGTGCAGGCCACCATCCATGAGACCATCTTCGTTCGAAATGTGTACGATAGTGAGGGCAACGACCTCCGCACCTTTGTTACAAATCGCTTCCGCGTTTATCAGGAAAAGCGTTGCCTCGATAAGCTTATTAGGATGGTCCAGAGCTCCGTGCCCAAACCATGCCCAATAAGCCACTAA